A single window of Sporosarcina sp. Marseille-Q4943 DNA harbors:
- a CDS encoding VWA domain-containing protein, with product MKKLVLSAMASLLIIIAGCNSGEKSIKDIEGSAEEINSPEDKEVGAEETKSVPEFPPAPTEASDIISLGAGEKMKEIQAAAKGKLTIEDFAAMKDLPVENMTVEEIYNGIVDWYAMDYSSVHDPLVNFEPDYGEYGIDKQEMKQLNISVLIDASGSMKAYVGGEQMMALAKDAVKRFGAGLPEESIVSLRVYGHEGTGSSADKAMSCASNELLYSPDFYEEKSFNEALSKFDAAGWTPLAAAIKAGGEDLRVKASAKTQNMIFVISDGVETCGGNPVEEAKKLAASDLNVEVNVLGFNLDSEGQKQLKKVAEEGNGKYANVKSRVDFQKTFQSMLAEANAVVRELNQKAVHGIKINNHTIRLNDQVLKLHSSFFDFAAEENSNLRMAVKVLRDEDLIDNETQFALSDLIDERRKTMREYGESIKKEKLELIENTRKEIFEALHAQ from the coding sequence ATGAAAAAGTTAGTACTATCTGCAATGGCTTCTTTATTAATTATAATTGCAGGATGCAATAGTGGCGAAAAATCAATAAAGGATATTGAGGGATCTGCAGAGGAAATAAATTCACCGGAGGATAAGGAAGTTGGTGCCGAGGAGACGAAGAGTGTACCGGAGTTTCCCCCAGCACCTACTGAAGCTAGTGACATTATCTCCCTAGGTGCCGGAGAAAAGATGAAGGAAATCCAAGCGGCGGCAAAGGGGAAATTGACGATAGAAGACTTTGCGGCAATGAAGGATTTACCGGTCGAGAATATGACTGTTGAAGAAATTTATAATGGCATCGTCGATTGGTATGCAATGGATTATTCAAGCGTCCACGATCCTCTTGTCAATTTTGAGCCGGACTACGGGGAATATGGAATCGATAAACAGGAAATGAAGCAATTGAACATTTCAGTGTTGATCGACGCGAGCGGCAGCATGAAAGCCTATGTTGGCGGAGAGCAGATGATGGCTCTTGCGAAGGATGCGGTTAAACGTTTCGGTGCGGGCCTGCCGGAAGAATCCATCGTGTCCCTCCGTGTTTACGGGCATGAAGGAACAGGTTCTTCTGCAGACAAAGCGATGTCATGCGCAAGCAATGAGCTTTTATACAGCCCTGATTTTTACGAGGAGAAATCATTTAATGAAGCTTTGTCCAAATTCGATGCTGCTGGATGGACGCCGCTTGCCGCTGCCATTAAAGCTGGCGGGGAAGATTTACGAGTCAAGGCTTCTGCCAAGACACAGAATATGATTTTTGTCATTAGCGACGGAGTGGAAACGTGTGGAGGAAATCCAGTGGAGGAAGCTAAAAAATTAGCGGCATCCGACCTGAACGTTGAAGTGAATGTCCTCGGTTTCAACTTGGATAGTGAAGGACAAAAGCAATTGAAGAAAGTGGCGGAAGAGGGCAATGGGAAATATGCCAACGTCAAATCGAGAGTCGACTTTCAAAAAACATTCCAATCGATGCTAGCCGAAGCGAATGCGGTCGTTCGCGAATTGAACCAAAAAGCAGTACATGGAATCAAAATTAACAATCATACAATTCGCCTGAATGACCAAGTTCTTAAACTTCATTCTAGCTTCTTTGACTTTGCAGCAGAGGAAAACAGCAACTTGAGAATGGCTGTAAAGGTGTTGCGCGATGAGGATCTAATCGACAACGAGACGCAGTTCGCCTTGTCGGATTTGATTGATGAACGCCGTAAAACGATGCGGGAATACGGCGAATCCATTAAGAAAGAGAAGCTCGAACTCATTGAAAACACCCGAAAGGAAATATTTGAAGCCCTGCATGCGCAGTGA
- a CDS encoding sugar diacid recognition domain-containing protein, whose product MITKKLAEEIVEQTMFRLDRNLNVMDTNGMILASGEKERIDRIHEGAAHVAKTRRPLWIDDGNTSDWQGAKPGVNMPIYYKDRLIGVIGITGNPEELKDIATLVQLTTEMMVHQALITSEAEWKRKIKELVFEELIDSGPLTPIVIDRLALLEFNMTGPYLTLLVQTNNLPESPQRLIETMEEQFERNTALIGHSQLNELFIVLSDVKMSVLELKLQTILALFQKDSSVEIGVGLPVKNLEGISHSYETAKYAIEYGHSNEQIHYYYDDIELIALLKSRPSQSKERFARRILAGLNEQLIETLEAFFEHDQAIGETAAALAIHRHTLTYRLRKVKELTSLDPTRFRDAILFHIALLVRRE is encoded by the coding sequence TTGATTACGAAGAAGCTGGCAGAGGAAATCGTGGAGCAGACGATGTTCAGGTTGGACAGGAATTTGAATGTGATGGATACGAATGGAATGATTTTGGCTTCCGGGGAAAAAGAGCGCATCGACCGCATCCATGAAGGCGCCGCGCATGTTGCTAAAACGAGACGACCGCTTTGGATAGATGATGGGAATACATCGGATTGGCAAGGAGCAAAGCCTGGCGTGAACATGCCCATCTATTATAAGGACCGATTGATCGGCGTCATCGGCATTACCGGCAATCCTGAAGAATTGAAAGATATTGCAACGCTCGTACAATTGACGACCGAAATGATGGTCCATCAGGCACTCATTACATCAGAGGCTGAATGGAAACGGAAGATCAAGGAGCTCGTTTTTGAAGAGCTGATTGATAGCGGCCCGCTTACACCGATTGTCATCGACCGGCTTGCCTTATTGGAATTCAACATGACCGGACCTTATTTGACGCTATTAGTGCAAACAAATAATTTGCCTGAATCTCCTCAGCGATTAATTGAAACGATGGAAGAGCAGTTCGAGAGAAACACAGCTCTAATCGGTCACTCACAGTTGAATGAGTTGTTCATCGTTCTGTCCGACGTGAAAATGTCCGTGCTTGAGTTGAAGCTGCAGACAATCCTTGCTTTATTCCAAAAGGATTCCTCCGTCGAAATCGGCGTCGGGTTACCTGTCAAAAACTTGGAAGGCATCTCCCATTCGTATGAAACAGCAAAGTACGCAATTGAATACGGGCATTCGAATGAGCAAATCCATTACTACTATGATGACATTGAACTGATTGCCCTCTTGAAAAGCCGCCCATCCCAATCGAAGGAACGCTTTGCCAGGCGGATCCTTGCCGGATTGAACGAGCAGCTCATTGAAACGTTGGAAGCATTTTTCGAACATGATCAAGCGATTGGTGAAACGGCGGCTGCCCTCGCCATCCATCGCCATACATTGACCTATCGATTGCGGAAAGTGAAGGAGCTGACGTCATTGGACCCGACCCGATTCCGCGACGCGATTTTATTTCACATTGCATTGCTAGTGAGGAGAGAGTGA
- a CDS encoding glycerate kinase gives MKVIVAPDSFKGSLTAIEAAEAMAAGIRDVDPDIQTVLLPAADGGEGTMRSLVDATKGTYVSVSVEDPLGRPINATYGVLGDGETCAIEIAEASGLMRLQENEKNPLAASSYGTGELIKHALDNGYRKFIIGLGGSATNDGGAGILQALGMRLLNKEGIELPKGGGGLEHIHSIDREKWDVRIAESEFLIASDVKNPFVGSDGASAVFGPQKGATPADVDSLDRNLQKFADAIEKETGIALHSKEGAGAAGGAGGAFQAFFNCEMRQGIDVVLEAIDFDQHVKDADLIITGEGKTDVQTFSGKTPFGIAKAAHREGKPVILISGAVDEENRDALTPLFTEVHAIVDENVSVEEAIADAFNYLRKKTKKVMEFITEKGV, from the coding sequence ATGAAGGTGATTGTAGCACCTGATTCGTTTAAAGGAAGTTTGACAGCTATCGAAGCCGCCGAGGCGATGGCTGCAGGTATACGTGACGTCGATCCGGATATCCAGACGGTTCTGCTGCCGGCTGCAGACGGCGGTGAAGGCACGATGAGAAGCTTGGTCGATGCGACAAAAGGGACATATGTGTCGGTAAGTGTGGAAGACCCGCTAGGCAGACCGATTAACGCCACATATGGAGTTCTCGGAGACGGTGAGACGTGCGCAATTGAAATCGCTGAAGCGTCGGGACTGATGAGGCTACAGGAAAATGAAAAGAATCCGCTTGCCGCGTCTTCCTACGGCACAGGTGAATTGATCAAACACGCATTGGACAACGGTTATCGAAAATTCATCATCGGCCTTGGAGGAAGCGCAACGAATGACGGAGGAGCGGGAATTCTCCAAGCACTCGGCATGCGTCTGTTAAATAAAGAAGGGATTGAACTGCCGAAAGGGGGAGGCGGACTCGAGCATATTCATTCCATTGATCGTGAAAAATGGGATGTTCGCATTGCGGAAAGTGAATTCTTGATCGCAAGTGATGTGAAAAATCCATTTGTCGGCAGCGACGGTGCCTCGGCTGTTTTTGGGCCTCAGAAAGGGGCGACTCCCGCTGACGTGGACAGTCTTGACCGGAATTTGCAAAAATTCGCCGACGCGATTGAAAAAGAAACGGGAATTGCCCTTCATTCGAAAGAGGGTGCAGGTGCCGCCGGAGGAGCGGGAGGTGCGTTCCAAGCGTTCTTCAATTGTGAAATGCGGCAAGGGATCGATGTCGTGCTTGAAGCGATTGATTTTGACCAGCATGTGAAAGATGCGGATCTGATCATCACGGGGGAAGGGAAGACGGATGTGCAGACGTTTTCTGGAAAAACGCCGTTCGGCATTGCGAAGGCGGCGCATCGTGAAGGGAAGCCTGTCATACTCATTTCGGGTGCTGTGGATGAAGAAAACCGCGATGCATTGACGCCGCTGTTTACGGAAGTCCACGCGATCGTGGATGAAAATGTGTCCGTGGAAGAAGCAATTGCAGATGCTTTCAATTATTTGCGCAAGAAGACAAAAAAGGTGATGGAATTCATTACAGAAAAAGGGGTGTAG
- a CDS encoding GntP family permease, whose product MLFAMIALSVVLIVVLTAVFKVHPFLSLLAGAFFVGITSGMPLLTVVDNVNEGFGGLMKGIGLVIVAGTIIGVILEKSGAAFRMAEVVLRLIGEKRPQLAMSIIGYIVSIPVFCDSGFIILSSLKKALAKRAKVAIASMAVALATGLYATHTLVPPTPGPIAAAGNIKAEDYLGTIILIGLIVAIPAVIVGYLWAVKVGSKISVPEDVEDEGLDYDEIVKSFGQMPSTFKAFLPIVLPIVLIGVGSVAKLTLAEGGFNNFLQFLGAPSVALLLGVLAAFLLLPKWNEETLTKWIGEGLKEAAPILLITGAGGAFGRVISNSGVAELIGEMNFSALAGGAFFLLVPFFIAAALKTAQGSSTAALVITSTLVAPLLPAMGIEGAIPLALVVMAVGAGAMTVSHVNDSFFWVVTEFSGMKVTDAYKAQTMATLLQGVTTIVVTMVLWMILV is encoded by the coding sequence ATGTTGTTTGCAATGATTGCGTTGAGTGTTGTCCTCATCGTAGTACTGACAGCTGTGTTCAAGGTTCATCCGTTTTTATCATTGTTAGCGGGAGCGTTTTTCGTCGGCATCACGTCCGGCATGCCGCTGTTGACCGTTGTTGATAATGTGAATGAAGGCTTCGGAGGGTTGATGAAGGGAATCGGGCTCGTCATTGTCGCGGGTACAATCATCGGCGTCATTCTCGAGAAATCGGGAGCTGCGTTTCGAATGGCGGAAGTCGTGTTGCGCCTGATCGGGGAGAAACGCCCTCAATTGGCAATGTCCATTATCGGATATATCGTTTCGATTCCAGTTTTCTGTGATTCGGGATTCATTATTTTATCCAGCTTGAAAAAAGCGTTGGCGAAGCGGGCGAAAGTGGCGATAGCGTCGATGGCTGTTGCGCTCGCGACAGGGCTTTATGCAACGCATACATTAGTGCCTCCGACGCCGGGTCCAATTGCGGCGGCTGGTAATATTAAGGCTGAAGATTATTTGGGCACGATTATTTTGATCGGCCTTATCGTCGCCATCCCGGCGGTCATTGTCGGATATTTATGGGCAGTGAAGGTCGGATCGAAAATTTCCGTGCCGGAAGATGTCGAGGATGAAGGTCTGGATTATGATGAAATCGTCAAGTCGTTCGGCCAAATGCCGTCGACGTTCAAAGCGTTTCTGCCTATTGTCTTGCCAATCGTTCTCATCGGGGTTGGATCCGTTGCGAAACTGACTTTGGCGGAAGGCGGCTTCAACAATTTTCTTCAATTTTTAGGGGCGCCTTCAGTGGCCCTATTATTAGGTGTTCTTGCAGCGTTCCTGCTGCTGCCGAAATGGAATGAAGAGACGTTGACGAAGTGGATCGGGGAGGGGCTGAAAGAAGCGGCGCCGATATTGCTCATCACAGGAGCGGGCGGCGCGTTCGGAAGAGTCATTTCGAATTCAGGTGTCGCTGAATTGATCGGTGAGATGAATTTCTCAGCGCTAGCTGGCGGCGCATTCTTCCTTCTCGTTCCGTTTTTCATTGCAGCAGCTCTGAAAACGGCACAAGGTTCGTCTACTGCGGCGTTGGTCATTACGTCGACGCTTGTCGCTCCGTTGCTTCCGGCAATGGGGATCGAAGGTGCGATTCCACTTGCGCTCGTTGTCATGGCGGTCGGTGCGGGCGCAATGACGGTGAGCCATGTGAACGACAGCTTCTTCTGGGTCGTCACGGAGTTTAGCGGTATGAAAGTGACGGATGCGTATAAGGCGCAGACGATGGCTACTTTGCTGCAAGGTGTGACAACGATTGTCGTCACGATGGTTCTTTGGATGATATTAGTTTGA
- a CDS encoding flavin reductase family protein: MGESMMDIRELRNCYGRFATGVTVVTCAHEQGKHGMTANSFTSVSLDPPLVLVSVDWRAKALPYLKNNHFTVNILRESQQGTAMHFAGRAQDPAPFEWDGIEIKGSLAFIECEPWAEYDGGDHVLVVGKVKRFAYEDGTPLAFYGGKFSKVEI; encoded by the coding sequence ATGGGTGAATCGATGATGGATATACGGGAGCTGCGCAACTGTTACGGCCGGTTTGCGACGGGTGTGACGGTCGTGACGTGTGCGCATGAGCAAGGGAAGCATGGGATGACGGCCAATTCCTTCACTTCGGTTTCGCTTGATCCGCCGCTTGTGCTCGTGTCGGTGGATTGGCGTGCGAAAGCGTTGCCGTATTTGAAGAATAATCATTTTACGGTCAATATTTTACGGGAGAGCCAGCAGGGCACGGCAATGCATTTTGCGGGCAGAGCCCAAGATCCCGCACCGTTTGAATGGGATGGCATTGAGATTAAAGGCTCGCTCGCCTTTATTGAATGTGAACCGTGGGCGGAGTATGATGGCGGCGACCATGTGCTAGTAGTCGGGAAAGTGAAACGGTTTGCATATGAAGATGGAACACCACTAGCTTTTTACGGCGGTAAGTTTTCAAAAGTGGAGATATGA